From the Acidobacteriota bacterium genome, one window contains:
- a CDS encoding mechanosensitive ion channel family protein, with protein sequence GITGKVEEISLFTSIIDTPDNRRFIVPNSEVFDNVIENKTYHPTRRVDISVGTDYSADLDHTREVLMAAAEAVPGRLEDPSPQVVLQELGGSSIDWSVRVWSTTADFWTVREATVRQVKVALDEAGIGIPFPQMDVHMDRTDS encoded by the coding sequence CGGGATCACCGGCAAGGTGGAGGAGATCTCCCTCTTCACCTCGATCATCGACACCCCGGACAACCGCCGCTTCATCGTGCCCAACAGCGAGGTCTTCGACAACGTCATCGAGAACAAGACCTACCACCCCACCCGCCGCGTCGATATCTCCGTGGGTACCGACTACAGCGCCGACCTGGACCACACCCGGGAAGTCCTGATGGCCGCCGCCGAAGCGGTTCCGGGACGGCTGGAGGACCCTTCGCCGCAGGTGGTGCTGCAGGAGCTCGGCGGCTCCTCCATCGATTGGTCCGTCCGTGTCTGGAGCACCACTGCGGATTTCTGGACGGTGCGGGAGGCTACCGTGCGGCAGGTCAAGGTCGCCCTCGACGAGGCCGGCATCGGCATTCCCTTCCCGCAGATGGATGTGCACATGGACCGCACCGATTCATGA